In the genome of Desulfuromonas sp. DDH964, one region contains:
- a CDS encoding right-handed parallel beta-helix repeat-containing protein, giving the protein MKRLRWMVFLAAVGLMTACSPASRTVLPQIPAQPDVLPQIFGVLQKDRVIDGEVVLAADLLVPVGRTLTLRPGAIVYVQPNPSTKIDPEWLSAETELLVRGTLRIEGTQKRPVTFLPLELPEGQSVAWAGIAFDRSTGSVVRNARIHGAETGILCIGSSPLIRDSLIRGCRYGIVLQQAAPKLVENRIEDGEGGVFCWWGSHPELRRNRISGNEEEGLFIDRSSQPSLSDNLIVGNDFGLVAYDPKLATQAGRLIGNREDFRQLREVGGK; this is encoded by the coding sequence TTGAAGCGATTGCGCTGGATGGTTTTCCTCGCCGCCGTGGGGCTGATGACCGCCTGCTCTCCTGCTTCCCGTACGGTGCTGCCGCAAATCCCCGCACAGCCGGACGTCCTGCCGCAAATCTTCGGCGTTCTGCAGAAGGACAGAGTGATCGATGGCGAGGTGGTGCTGGCGGCGGACCTGCTCGTGCCGGTCGGCCGCACCCTGACCCTGCGTCCTGGCGCTATCGTCTATGTCCAGCCCAATCCGAGCACCAAGATCGATCCGGAGTGGCTCTCTGCCGAGACCGAACTGCTGGTGCGCGGCACGCTGCGCATCGAAGGGACGCAGAAGCGACCGGTGACCTTCCTGCCCCTGGAGCTTCCCGAAGGGCAGAGCGTCGCCTGGGCGGGCATCGCATTCGACCGCTCGACCGGTTCAGTAGTCCGTAACGCCCGTATCCACGGAGCGGAGACGGGCATCCTCTGCATCGGCTCCTCACCACTGATCCGCGACAGCCTGATCCGCGGCTGCCGCTACGGCATCGTCCTCCAGCAGGCGGCCCCAAAGCTGGTCGAAAACCGGATCGAGGATGGTGAGGGCGGAGTTTTCTGCTGGTGGGGCTCCCACCCCGAACTACGCCGCAACCGCATTTCCGGGAACGAAGAGGAGGGGCTGTTCATCGACCGCAGCAGCCAGCCCAGCCTATCCGACAACCTGATCGTCGGAAACGACTTCGGTCTGGTCGCCTATGACCCGAAGCTGGCCACGCAGGCCGGTCGTCTGATCGGCAACCGCGAAGACTTCCGACAACTCCGTGAGGTGGGTGGCAAATGA
- a CDS encoding tetratricopeptide repeat protein: MKKETILLVVVTLIVGILVGVIFTNAKKNPAAPNQAPASAPAVNYQQNIRMLQEMVGKEPGNRNTWVQLGHNYFDSNQPMQAIEAYDKALELDGNDPDVLTDQGIMYRRVGWFDKAIDNFTRANKLNPQHQNSLFNMGIVYNHDLSDKEKAKEAWLRYLELVPTGQGADKVRTMIDHMENGHG; the protein is encoded by the coding sequence ATGAAGAAAGAGACTATTTTGCTGGTTGTCGTTACCCTGATTGTCGGAATTCTGGTGGGTGTCATCTTCACCAATGCTAAAAAGAACCCGGCAGCTCCAAATCAGGCACCCGCGTCGGCACCGGCAGTGAATTACCAGCAGAACATCCGGATGCTGCAGGAGATGGTCGGAAAGGAGCCCGGTAACCGGAACACCTGGGTCCAATTGGGACACAACTATTTCGATTCGAATCAACCGATGCAAGCGATCGAAGCGTACGACAAAGCCCTTGAATTGGATGGGAATGATCCCGATGTGCTGACCGACCAGGGGATCATGTACCGGCGCGTCGGCTGGTTCGATAAGGCAATCGACAATTTCACCAGGGCGAACAAGCTGAATCCACAGCATCAGAATTCACTGTTCAATATGGGAATCGTCTATAACCACGACCTGAGTGATAAGGAAAAGGCCAAAGAGGCCTGGCTTCGCTACCTGGAGCTGGTGCCGACGGGTCAGGGCGCGGACAAGGTGCGGACAATGATCGATCATATGGAGAACGGACACGGTTAA
- a CDS encoding cytochrome c biogenesis protein ResB, with amino-acid sequence MIKNSLFDTKPWKLLCSLKLTIVLASAATLLAVGGSVLMPFNPRIFGSLDSMPLGLWLNSVAANSPGMTWWIPVGGILVSLLALNTLCCFIDWLRFIRSRWRKCGEYLIHIGFVLILVAFLWGSQAGFRSEKNGLLVGQSKPLPQLGVTLKLEAFEPVLAPSGRPMEMLNTLALFKGEQLLKRVQTRSNHPLTWNGLVVIPASYGQAMRGGRYIPYSILTINYDPGANIALAGAIAMGCGVLLTLFSFYRKRARGDRPDIV; translated from the coding sequence ATGATAAAAAACTCTCTGTTCGATACGAAACCATGGAAGCTGCTCTGTTCCTTGAAGCTGACCATCGTGCTCGCCTCGGCCGCCACCCTGCTGGCGGTCGGCGGGTCGGTACTGATGCCGTTCAATCCGCGTATTTTCGGCAGCCTGGACAGCATGCCCCTCGGTCTCTGGCTGAACAGTGTTGCGGCCAACTCACCGGGAATGACCTGGTGGATTCCGGTCGGCGGAATCCTGGTGAGCTTACTGGCCTTGAATACCCTGTGCTGTTTTATCGACTGGCTACGCTTTATCAGGAGTCGCTGGCGCAAATGTGGTGAATATCTGATCCACATCGGCTTCGTGCTGATTCTGGTCGCCTTTTTGTGGGGGAGCCAAGCTGGGTTCCGCAGCGAGAAAAACGGGTTGCTGGTCGGGCAAAGCAAACCGCTCCCCCAGCTGGGCGTCACCTTGAAGTTGGAAGCCTTCGAACCGGTCCTTGCTCCGAGCGGTCGACCGATGGAGATGCTCAACACTCTGGCTCTCTTCAAGGGGGAGCAGCTTCTGAAGCGGGTGCAGACCCGCAGCAACCACCCCTTGACCTGGAACGGGCTGGTGGTTATTCCAGCGTCCTACGGCCAGGCCATGCGCGGCGGACGTTACATCCCCTACAGCATCCTCACCATCAATTATGACCCGGGCGCGAACATCGCTCTTGCCGGAGCGATTGCCATGGGTTGCGGGGTGTTGTTGACACTTTTCTCTTTTTATCGTAAGCGGGCCAGAGGGGATCGACCGGATATTGTTTGA
- a CDS encoding heme exporter protein CcmB, translating to MSLVRQILLLYRKDLRVEVRKKESLIAMAFFGALIMVILNLAAGLGGRIEAEPAAGILWVAILFSSVLGLGRVFAREKENGCVAALLVSPISPGAIFAAKALVNFTLMSLSELVLVPVFFALFGTGLQPSPLILLVLLMLVNIGFSAAGTLLSALAAGTRRNEVLLPILLYPLCLPLVALAVKATGTAFTGRPVSAILDQLEPMAAFGLIYAAVGYLLFAHAVREV from the coding sequence ATGAGCCTGGTGCGGCAGATTCTGCTCCTCTACCGCAAGGACCTGCGGGTCGAGGTGCGCAAGAAGGAGTCCCTGATCGCCATGGCTTTTTTCGGGGCGCTGATCATGGTGATCCTCAATCTGGCGGCCGGGCTCGGCGGACGCATCGAGGCCGAGCCGGCCGCCGGCATCCTCTGGGTGGCGATCCTCTTCTCTTCGGTCCTTGGTCTGGGGCGGGTTTTCGCCCGCGAGAAGGAGAACGGCTGTGTCGCTGCACTGCTGGTCAGCCCCATCTCGCCGGGAGCGATTTTTGCCGCCAAGGCGCTGGTTAACTTCACCCTGATGAGCTTGAGCGAACTGGTGCTGGTTCCGGTCTTCTTTGCCCTGTTCGGCACCGGTCTGCAGCCGAGTCCGCTGATCCTGCTGGTGTTGCTGATGCTGGTCAATATCGGTTTCTCCGCCGCCGGGACTCTGCTCTCGGCCCTGGCCGCCGGGACCCGTCGCAATGAGGTGCTGCTGCCGATCCTGCTCTATCCGCTCTGCCTGCCGCTGGTCGCCCTGGCGGTCAAGGCGACCGGCACCGCCTTTACGGGCCGGCCCGTGAGCGCAATTCTCGACCAGCTCGAACCGATGGCCGCGTTCGGCCTGATTTACGCAGCGGTGGGCTATCTGCTCTTTGCCCATGCCGTCCGGGAGGTTTGA
- a CDS encoding cytochrome c biogenesis protein, translating into MLKRYDPFAVLALFAVPGAAAMVFFYAPLERTMGVVQKIFYFHLGLAAAAFLSFFVACVAGILYLVKRQRAWDERGAAAVEIGVLFTTLVLLTGSIWGRPIWNTWWTWDPRLTTSLILWFIFAACLILRSAVEQEEKRAVFCAVMAIVGFVDVPVVFLSARLWRSIHPTVIRSEGIALEPPMLITLAVSLTAMLILWAALFRLRCNMQRQENALLDLQQQLQR; encoded by the coding sequence GTGCTGAAACGTTACGATCCCTTTGCCGTGCTCGCTCTGTTCGCAGTCCCCGGCGCCGCCGCCATGGTTTTTTTCTACGCCCCGCTGGAGCGGACCATGGGCGTGGTGCAGAAGATCTTTTATTTCCACCTGGGGCTGGCCGCGGCGGCCTTCCTTTCCTTCTTCGTCGCCTGCGTCGCCGGAATCCTCTATCTGGTTAAGCGGCAGCGGGCCTGGGACGAGCGCGGCGCGGCGGCCGTCGAGATCGGGGTGCTCTTCACCACCCTGGTGCTTCTGACCGGTTCAATCTGGGGCCGCCCCATCTGGAACACCTGGTGGACCTGGGACCCGCGCCTGACCACCTCGCTGATCCTCTGGTTCATCTTTGCCGCCTGCCTGATCCTGCGCAGCGCCGTGGAGCAGGAAGAGAAGCGCGCCGTCTTCTGCGCCGTCATGGCCATTGTCGGCTTCGTCGATGTGCCGGTGGTCTTTCTCTCGGCGCGCCTGTGGCGCAGCATCCACCCCACCGTCATCCGCAGCGAGGGGATCGCTCTGGAACCGCCCATGCTCATCACCCTGGCGGTCAGCCTGACAGCAATGCTGATCCTCTGGGCGGCCCTGTTCCGCCTGCGCTGCAATATGCAGAGGCAGGAGAACGCACTGCTTGATCTGCAGCAGCAATTGCAACGATAA
- a CDS encoding CcmD family protein, which yields MERATYLVLAYIIIWAGFAGYLTWLSGRQRQTTRRLEELTAQVRQQEVQS from the coding sequence ATGGAACGCGCAACGTATCTGGTTCTGGCCTACATAATCATCTGGGCGGGGTTCGCCGGCTACCTGACCTGGCTCTCTGGCCGTCAGCGGCAGACTACCCGACGTCTGGAGGAACTCACCGCCCAGGTCCGGCAGCAGGAGGTGCAATCGTGA
- a CDS encoding phosphate/phosphite/phosphonate ABC transporter substrate-binding protein, translating into MKRIRYMRRLSLLLVTILLLAGCEQVSDAPALRIGYMNCNSEEETLKRFLPLTRYLEKKLGVPLEAVPVDTQEFDERFGKEKFAFTHTNSLLYVMLKENHGLQLVAADKRGQYGSRTAGTIISRKGSGITTLEDLRGKRMVFGPQLAPTGYLAQYDLMLRAGIDPEKDLAYYGIPHGSFKHEKVIYGVYFGEYDIAAAPALDLEIMIREGKISADDFHILDQSPIIPYCTFGAAGDTDPELVKKFRQALMELNPEETVEIDGEQVKVLKAAWVDGFEPLTDADYDPIREMAKRANMPPYQQY; encoded by the coding sequence ATGAAGAGGATTCGTTATATGCGCCGTCTGTCGCTGTTGCTTGTCACCATCCTGCTGCTGGCGGGCTGCGAGCAGGTCTCCGATGCTCCGGCACTGCGCATCGGTTACATGAACTGCAACAGTGAGGAGGAGACGCTGAAACGCTTTCTCCCCCTGACCCGCTACCTGGAGAAGAAGCTTGGGGTGCCGTTGGAGGCGGTGCCGGTGGACACTCAGGAATTCGACGAGCGTTTTGGCAAAGAGAAGTTCGCCTTCACCCATACCAACTCCCTGCTCTACGTCATGCTCAAGGAAAATCACGGTCTGCAACTGGTGGCTGCCGACAAAAGGGGGCAGTACGGTTCACGCACAGCCGGAACGATCATTTCCCGCAAGGGCAGCGGCATCACCACGCTGGAGGACCTGCGCGGCAAACGCATGGTGTTCGGCCCCCAACTGGCCCCGACCGGCTACCTGGCCCAGTACGACCTCATGCTCCGGGCGGGGATCGATCCGGAGAAGGACCTCGCCTACTACGGCATACCTCATGGCTCCTTCAAGCATGAAAAGGTTATCTACGGCGTTTATTTCGGAGAATACGACATAGCGGCAGCGCCAGCTCTGGACCTGGAAATTATGATTCGAGAGGGGAAAATCTCCGCAGACGATTTTCACATTCTGGATCAGAGCCCAATTATCCCCTACTGTACCTTCGGGGCGGCCGGGGACACCGATCCCGAACTGGTCAAGAAATTCCGCCAAGCGCTCATGGAGCTGAATCCCGAAGAGACCGTGGAGATCGACGGCGAGCAGGTCAAGGTGCTCAAGGCGGCCTGGGTGGACGGCTTCGAGCCGCTCACTGACGCCGACTACGATCCGATCCGGGAGATGGCCAAACGGGCCAACATGCCTCCCTATCAGCAGTATTAG
- the ccsA gene encoding cytochrome c biogenesis protein CcsA yields the protein MNIPQAPLLYGAFCAYLLAVLLYLGHLLQRRAWVWRSAFTLVLAGFVLQTLCLGLRWWQGGYLPVTNLFGTQLFFSWALAATYLYFELRYKIHAAGLFVMFCNLLLYGSVLQRSADLPPLIPALDTPLFTLHVSLSFAGYAFFAMAFSMGVLYLLQKRLQSSLLPDLLLLRKLNEEAVFLGFSLFTLCMIFGSIWAFVAWGHYFSWNIKGVWSALVWLFYAGMCHAKFIRRWQGSGYAALSIVGFGVVLFTYLGIGLLMSSNHPLD from the coding sequence GTGAATATTCCTCAAGCACCGCTGCTGTATGGAGCCTTCTGCGCTTACCTGCTGGCGGTGCTGCTCTACTTAGGGCATCTGCTGCAGCGTCGCGCCTGGGTGTGGCGCAGCGCTTTTACCCTGGTGCTGGCCGGTTTTGTCCTGCAGACGCTCTGTCTGGGGCTGCGCTGGTGGCAGGGCGGCTACCTGCCGGTCACCAACCTGTTCGGCACCCAGCTCTTTTTCAGCTGGGCCCTGGCGGCGACCTATCTCTACTTTGAGCTGCGTTATAAAATCCATGCCGCCGGTCTGTTTGTGATGTTCTGCAATCTGCTGCTCTACGGCAGCGTTCTGCAGCGTAGCGCCGACCTCCCGCCGTTGATCCCGGCCCTTGATACGCCGCTGTTTACACTGCACGTCTCCCTCTCCTTTGCAGGCTATGCCTTCTTCGCCATGGCCTTCTCGATGGGCGTGCTCTATCTGTTGCAGAAGCGTCTGCAGTCGAGTCTGTTGCCCGACCTGCTGTTGCTGCGCAAACTCAACGAAGAAGCGGTGTTCCTCGGCTTCAGCCTCTTCACCCTGTGCATGATCTTTGGCAGCATCTGGGCGTTTGTCGCCTGGGGGCATTACTTCTCCTGGAACATCAAGGGGGTCTGGTCAGCGCTGGTCTGGCTGTTTTACGCCGGCATGTGCCACGCCAAATTCATCCGGCGCTGGCAGGGCTCCGGTTATGCGGCGCTGTCGATTGTCGGCTTCGGCGTGGTTCTGTTCACCTATCTCGGTATCGGTCTGCTGATGAGCAGCAACCATCCGCTTGACTGA
- a CDS encoding right-handed parallel beta-helix repeat-containing protein yields MRPEALMLTLLAILCTVSPVAAALSYTGEQTLWQDTVWEGEVLIDGTLTVAPGVTLAIRPGTLVRFSYRDTNGDGIGENEMFIQGILKAVGSAEAPIRFTATGEPRPGAWGAINMMMSEEENVLEHCIVEYGYRGFHAHFASAAIRDSVFRHNLRGLQFQESTVNMERCRIEDNLNGIQFRNSVVQLRDSVITGSYWGLRGVYNELTMKNCRIEDNLINGVNLRDSTLNISASRITDNRKGLYLQRSKVAVEDSLLTDNSEHGLYLEDSAGVVRGNRIGGNGRAGVRTLGFAGEIVGNDLAENGEYALQNDGATAIVAPGNWWGVVDAEGIAALIRDNRDRPGTGPVNAIAPLNGEPSGLPKH; encoded by the coding sequence ATGAGACCCGAGGCTCTCATGCTCACCCTGCTGGCGATCCTTTGCACCGTCTCTCCGGTCGCTGCGGCGCTGAGCTACACCGGCGAACAGACCCTTTGGCAAGACACCGTCTGGGAGGGCGAGGTGTTGATCGACGGCACGCTCACTGTGGCCCCCGGGGTGACTCTTGCGATCCGTCCCGGCACCCTGGTGCGCTTCAGTTACCGTGACACTAACGGTGACGGTATCGGCGAGAACGAGATGTTCATACAAGGGATCCTCAAGGCTGTCGGCAGCGCCGAAGCGCCGATCCGTTTTACCGCCACCGGCGAGCCCCGACCGGGCGCCTGGGGGGCGATCAACATGATGATGTCTGAAGAAGAGAACGTTTTGGAACACTGCATCGTCGAGTACGGTTACCGCGGTTTTCACGCCCATTTCGCCAGCGCCGCTATCCGCGATTCGGTCTTTCGTCACAATCTGCGCGGACTGCAGTTTCAGGAGTCGACGGTGAATATGGAGCGTTGTCGCATCGAAGACAATCTCAATGGTATTCAGTTTCGCAATTCCGTTGTGCAGCTACGCGATTCGGTTATCACCGGTAGTTACTGGGGACTGCGCGGTGTGTACAACGAGTTGACCATGAAGAACTGTCGCATCGAGGACAACCTGATCAACGGAGTGAACCTGCGTGATTCCACCCTGAACATCTCGGCAAGCCGCATAACGGATAACCGCAAGGGGCTCTATCTGCAGCGCTCCAAAGTTGCGGTGGAGGACAGCCTGCTCACGGACAACAGCGAACACGGTCTGTACCTGGAGGACTCCGCAGGAGTGGTCCGCGGCAACCGCATCGGCGGCAACGGCCGGGCGGGTGTCCGAACCCTCGGTTTTGCCGGTGAGATCGTCGGCAACGACCTGGCCGAAAACGGCGAGTATGCTCTGCAGAACGATGGCGCGACGGCCATCGTTGCGCCCGGCAACTGGTGGGGAGTGGTGGATGCGGAGGGGATTGCAGCCCTGATCCGGGACAACCGGGATCGCCCGGGGACCGGACCGGTAAATGCGATTGCACCTTTGAATGGGGAGCCTTCCGGGCTGCCGAAACATTAA
- a CDS encoding tetratricopeptide repeat protein, which translates to MSVSVSRREVAVLGFFWVMVVSIAVMTLVNLVGGPAAKPQPQAQATNAAGTEARIVQLEARLKVDPEDVETMVTLGDIYMDTRRAMEAFRLFQRAVELEPGHAHAQNDLAGLYQQIGQYDKALESYRRAYESQPEHSASLLNMALIYSRHKGEDAKALELLRKFLAGNPEAQLIATAEREIARIEQGMREPGNVSSNAQGTSH; encoded by the coding sequence GTGAGTGTTTCCGTCAGTCGCAGGGAGGTGGCTGTTCTTGGTTTCTTCTGGGTGATGGTGGTCAGTATCGCAGTCATGACTCTTGTCAACCTGGTTGGGGGGCCTGCGGCCAAACCACAGCCTCAGGCGCAGGCCACGAACGCGGCCGGGACCGAAGCGCGTATCGTCCAACTTGAGGCGCGTCTCAAGGTCGATCCCGAGGATGTCGAGACCATGGTGACGCTGGGGGACATCTATATGGATACCCGTCGCGCCATGGAGGCCTTTCGGCTTTTCCAGCGGGCGGTGGAACTCGAACCTGGCCATGCCCACGCCCAGAACGACCTCGCTGGCCTCTATCAACAAATCGGGCAGTACGACAAAGCGCTGGAGAGCTATCGCCGCGCCTATGAAAGTCAGCCCGAGCACAGCGCCTCTCTGCTCAACATGGCACTGATCTACAGCCGGCACAAGGGTGAGGATGCCAAAGCACTGGAACTGCTACGGAAGTTTCTGGCCGGCAATCCGGAAGCGCAGCTGATCGCTACCGCCGAGCGGGAAATCGCCCGGATCGAACAGGGCATGAGAGAACCCGGCAATGTCTCATCGAATGCTCAGGGCACAAGCCACTAA
- the ccmA gene encoding heme ABC exporter ATP-binding protein CcmA, with protein sequence MAEPFLHVENLRKSYGGLAALKGVSLTLEAGDFLCLFGPNGAGKSTLLKVLATLLSPSAGTVRAAGYDLEEHPEAFRARLGLVSHQSFLYDDLSARENLEFYAALYGVSDPAARAGELLERVDLAHRAHSPVREFSRGMQQRLTIARALVNDPSLLLLDEPYTGLDEHAASRLSRQLRLLHEAQRTIVMVTHNLRRGLELATAVGILAQGQLIFLQRRDQIDPDAFEQLYFRHLEAA encoded by the coding sequence GTGGCTGAGCCCTTTCTGCACGTCGAAAATCTGCGCAAGAGCTACGGCGGGCTGGCGGCCCTGAAGGGGGTCAGCCTGACCCTGGAAGCAGGGGACTTTCTCTGCCTGTTCGGCCCCAACGGCGCCGGCAAGTCGACTCTGCTCAAGGTCCTGGCCACCCTGCTGTCTCCTTCCGCCGGGACCGTGCGGGCGGCGGGTTACGATCTGGAAGAACATCCGGAGGCCTTTCGCGCCCGGCTCGGGCTGGTCTCTCACCAGTCGTTTCTCTACGATGATCTGAGCGCCCGGGAGAACCTGGAGTTCTATGCGGCCCTCTACGGCGTTTCCGATCCCGCCGCCCGAGCTGGCGAACTGCTGGAGCGGGTCGATCTCGCGCACCGGGCGCACAGTCCGGTGCGGGAATTCTCCCGGGGGATGCAACAGCGCCTCACCATCGCCCGGGCACTGGTCAACGATCCGAGCCTGCTGCTGCTCGACGAACCGTACACCGGCCTCGACGAGCACGCGGCCAGCCGCCTCTCCCGGCAGCTGCGCCTGCTGCACGAAGCGCAGCGCACCATCGTCATGGTCACCCACAACCTGCGGCGGGGGCTGGAACTGGCCACGGCGGTGGGGATCCTGGCGCAGGGGCAGCTGATCTTCCTGCAGCGGCGTGACCAGATCGACCCCGACGCCTTCGAACAGCTCTACTTCCGGCACCTGGAGGCGGCATGA